ATTCGGCAAAGCTGGAAAGTATATGGTTGCTTGGGATGGTATCATTTCTGAGTTACTGTCAGAAGGAGCATTTGTCTCTCTTCCACACGTCTTGGAATCCCAAGATGATATTGAAGCTTCTTTTTTGCTAATGAGCAGATTTTACTATCGTCACTCTGTCCAAGTATTACGTGGACTGTTAGAAAGCACTGTTTTACAAACATACTTCGCTGTTAATCGAAGTGAATTTGAACAATGGAAAAAAAATAACTACAGAACCCCTCGTTTAAGAGGAAATGGGGGTTTAATTCATCGGTTGCTAGGTATTGGATTAATTCCTAATGCACTAGGGAATGAAATATGCAACCTTTATGAAGATTTTAACGGATATGTTCATAGTGGAGAAAGGCATCTAATCCACCGCGATGTTTTTGTTGGCAAATGGATAGGGCATGAATTTAAGAATGATGAATTTCAAAAATGGTGTTCATACTTTTTTCGTGTTATGGATGTATGCATACAGCTTATGATTTTTCATGTTAATCAATGGAATGACAGTTTCGACAAGGATTACATAACGTGCAAAGTTTGCCATAGTACCACTGATTTTGATTTAAAAACCTACGTTTTTGGTGGAGAGAAACAATATGAATACACTTGTAAACACTGTAGTGATGTAAGTATATATGGCAAAAAAATGAAAATCAAATCGTAAAATAAAGGTAGAACAAAACTCTATACCTGACCAGTTCCGTCCCTTTGTTCCTCACTCTACTCTAACGGCGGGTGAGCTAACTGCTTTTAGGTATTACAACGATGAGTTGGTTCTAGACGCTTTCTAAAGAGAGATATCTCTCAATCTGCTATTGTAATTGCTCAAGACGATTATACAGTGAGGCATTTACTACACTATTTAAAGGAAAGCGACAATTTTGTTGTATGAGCGTTAACTGTCTTAGGGTAACAGTGTAACAAGTGTAGAAATGGTTGCAACTCTCAACAAGCCCTCGTTACTGATTCACAATTCAGCTAGAAAAAGCTGATCACTGGTATTTATTTAAGTTTAACGAGTCTATTCAATTTCGGATGAAGAACCTTCTAGGAAAGAGGAAGGAAACCGCATTTTTACTCAGATTAAGGCAATGCTTAGCAACTTTGAAATTTATACAGGGATAAACTGCGCTGGATTCAATGTCGGCCAAAAAACACCTAACTTTCCCCTTTCAGCAGGTTTGCAAATGTAATATGCTCTTTAGGGTTAGCCACAACCAATAATCGATCACCGGCTTCCAGCATCACTTCACCTGTGGGATAGCGATAAAGCTGCTTATTGCGTTCAATTGCCATAATTGTCGCACCCGTTAACCGGCGCACTTTCGATTGAGCAAGGGAAAGTCCCTGCAAAGGCGAGTCTGCATGAACCACATACCAATTTCGTTGTAATCCTTCAATTGCCGCCTCCAAATTAGCCGCACCCCAGTATTCTGCTCTTTCTGGCAATATATCCCGATACCGTCCACTGCGATAACGATTGACAACTTGCTGCACATCATACGTCGAATCCCCAAGATTCAATAGCAGATGTGCCCCCATTTCCAAAGAAGCTTCAAACTCAGGCTGTACAACCTCTTGAGCACCTAATTGGTAGAGTGAATCAATTTCGTCATTAATATGAGCACGAACCGTAATATCTAAGTCTGGGGCAAGACTCAAAGCACGTTTTAACGTTAATCGGGTTGCCATCGGATCTGGCAAAGCAATCGCCATTGCTTTAGCTTTTTTGAGATTCGCTTTTTCCAGTACCATCTGACTCGAAGCATCTCCAAATAGGTAAGGAATTTTTCGCTCTCGCAGCGTTTGCAGAGATGCCTCATTATTATCAATTACCAGGATTTGATGTCCCTGAAAATAAAGCAGTCGCACCAGCGGTTGCCCGACTCTGCCATACCCAGCCACTACGACATGATTCGTCAATTCTTCTTCAAACTCAACCAAGTGAAGCGAATTGTTCGATTGCAGGAGAGAAGCAAACCTCGGAAATTGTTCCAACCACTGTAGCCAAGAGGGCGTTGCCTTCAGTAAAAACGGAGTAATCAATAAAGTCGCAGCGGTTGTTCCCACAGTCAGCCCATAAAGTCTCTCTGAAAAAAGTCCTTGACTCTGAGCCACACCGGCTAAGACAAAGGAAAATTCTCCAATTTGATTGATGCCAAGCCCGACTGTTAACGCTGTTTTGAGGGGATAGCCAAACAAGTTAACAATCATCGCCACAATGGTTGCTTTGCCAATCATCGTAATCGCAACTAATCCGGTTAAGATCCAGATATTTGCCAACAAGAAACCCGGATCAATTAATATTCCAATCGATGCAAAAAACAGGGTTGCAAACACATCTCGCATCGGCAGAATGCGATCCAGGGCATGATCGGCATACTCAATATTAGAAATCATTAATCCTGCGACAAATGCACCCATCGCAATCCCTAAACCAATGGCAGAGGTGAACAGGGCAATTCCCAAACAAAGCACTAAAATACCCAGCAGGAAGAGTTCTTGAGAGCCGGTTTGAGCGAGTAGCCGAATTAAGAACGGGATAATCCAGCGTCCCGCAAGAATTGCTCCAGCAATAAAAAAGACTGCTTTCAACAAAGCACCAGCAATCGCAATCCCAATCGCCTCGGTTGGTTGAGTCAAGGCGGGAAGGACTGCAAGCATCAGCCCTAAACCCAAATCTTGTACAATCAGAATCGCCAGCATCACTTGACCATGAGCCGTCTGAACTTCATTGCGCTCAATCAAACTTTTGAGGACAACGGCGGTAGAGGATAGGGAAAGAACTGCACCGAGGAAAATTGCTGTCGGAACTGTATCAACCCAACCCGTTAGATAAGCCAGTCCCCCGCCTAAAAGAATGGTGAGAATGATTTGGAGGGAACCACCGCCTAGGGCTATTTTCCGAACGCGTAACAGCTCTTTTAGCGAAAATTCAACGCCCAAAGCAAATAGCAGCAGGGCTACCCCAACTTCAGATAGCACCTGGATATCGCCTTCAGCAGAGATCAGTTTCAATCCTGCCGGCCCGACAACGATACCACCGAGTAGATATCCCAGCAATGCCGGCTGCTGCAACCGGCTTGCCAAATACCCTCCAGTTGCCGCAGCGCCTAAGACTGTCACCATTTCGACAATCAGTGTCAACTCACCCGACATCTGCTCTATCCCCCTTGAGATTGCTTACAGCATATCGTCAAATTACTTGCTGATAGGTTAGCGACTGGTTATTACTTGTCGTTGCAGCGATGCCGGCTGCTGTGTAAAATTTGCAATCTTATTTGACTCGGCACGAAAACAGAAATAAAGCTATGCGATCCGAGTACGCTTCAAATTGCCTGATGATCATGCCAACGTGATAGCCTAGCACGCCCGAAGTTTATGGGTTCTCTGTTTGACTGGAGTGAGAAGCAAATCAACGCGGCTTTTTCCTACATTAAGACTCATTGGGCTGAAGTCGAAGCTGACTATGAAATCGTTCTCAAGGAAGCCGAAAAACTAGGGTGAGCTAATTCCCGACATTGCGGGCAAAGCATAAATCTAAGGCATAATTTTTATGAGTGATCATAATTTTAAAAAGATAAACAGCCGGCAACGTTTAAGTGTGGCTGATTGACTGTTATTTTAAATTTGTTGCTTTCCCAGTCTCTCAGCCATTTAATGTGCCGGCTTTAGATTAACAGTCACGATAGAAGACTCGATCTCTCGAACCGTGAAGATAGCCGGCTTTGTAGTCTACATTATCCGATTGCTGGGATTGGTGAGTGTAGCCATCTCGATAGCCTAGCTGGAATTCTGGCAAGTGAATGTTGAGGTTCATCAACTCTAAAGAAACAAGGGTTTCGCGTTTGTGTTCGTTGCTTTTCGGTTGCATAGAAGATGCCCTGAAATTCATTTTAGAACTGATAGATTTCACCTAACTCGCTTCGGGTAGCCGGGAATAAGAGTGAATCTGATGATGAACCCGGCTGAACAAGCAAGCCAAGCTCAAGAAAAAACCAGATTGGCTAATTTAATTTAGTTTATAAAACCATATTCTTTAGGCATTGCACCACTAGCGCAAGTAGAGAAGTGATTAACCGCTCAATATATCGCAAGTAGTAGATCCCTTGACCTCTCTCATAAAACGATTATGCCGAAAATAGTATCATCGCCGGCCCGTTTCAGTAACCAAACAAGCCGGAGATTTTATCCTTTCTAAAAAGAGAAAAATGGCAGCAGGAGGAAAGTATCGCTCAAGTTGTCGAAAGCGCGTTATTTAAAAACAACTAAACCCGCAGAAAAAAATCTCGTTTTTAACATTTAAGGCTTAACGCTTGCCGGTTTTGGCATTTTTTCCTGTGGTTTTTCCGGAAGTTTGGTCGCTTTTGGGAGGGTTGGTGCCGGTTTTACCCGGCTTTCCAGAGGTTTTCTGTGCGCCGGTTATAGAAGTCGAACGACGCCCTGTTGAGAGGGAAGTTTGCGGCCCTGTGGTTGGCATTTGCTCATCATCTGATTGATCAGAGGTAGCGCTTGGAGTTGTGCGCCGTTGGGTGCGGAAGGTGACGTTTACGCCTTCATTCGATTGTTCTAGCACCAGCAGAGGCGTGGGTTTTGCCTTTTGATCCCAGTGGATATAAGCAACCCGACCTTGAATCGTTGGCTGCCAAGTATCATGATCCTCGGATGTGCTGAGGTAGGTTTCAATACAGTCAATAATTTGACCAATGGTTACCGAGGTCGGTTGGGTGGGTAATTTTGTTAATTTAATTTCAATGCGGAACAGAACGCGCTTGGTGATTTTTGCGCCTTCGCCAACTTCATATTCCACATCAAACAATTCATCAACTTGACGTCCCATGCCGCGTACTTCCTGAGTGGGACGCAAGGCTAAAGAAATTTTATCTTTAACCTTCATTTTAATTTGATTAACAATGGCAAAGTGGAACGTTTCATCTGCCATCCGCATTCTGAGATAATCTAAGTTAAACTCACGTGAGTGAACCAAGTCTGGATTTTTTTCCATTTTTGTGAGCGTTGCGAGAGCCAGCTTGTATTTCTTTTGCATCTCTCGATTTTTAAAATCTTCCATCCTGAGCTTTTTGTTCAGGTTGCCGATTTGCAGCTTAGTAAAGACTGCTAAAGCCAGCAGCAGTAACAAAAGTCCTCCAGACGCTCCCATCCACATTTGGTCGGCAGATTGTTTTTCCACCTTAGCCGGCGGTTTAACAGAGGCAGATTGTTTTTGCACCTTAGCCGGCGGCTTAACAGGGGCTTGCGCTAATAAGGGATCGACAAGGATGATTGAGACTGACATAAGCGTTCACCGTTAAT
This DNA window, taken from Microcoleus sp. FACHB-68, encodes the following:
- a CDS encoding cation:proton antiporter, yielding MSGELTLIVEMVTVLGAAATGGYLASRLQQPALLGYLLGGIVVGPAGLKLISAEGDIQVLSEVGVALLLFALGVEFSLKELLRVRKIALGGGSLQIILTILLGGGLAYLTGWVDTVPTAIFLGAVLSLSSTAVVLKSLIERNEVQTAHGQVMLAILIVQDLGLGLMLAVLPALTQPTEAIGIAIAGALLKAVFFIAGAILAGRWIIPFLIRLLAQTGSQELFLLGILVLCLGIALFTSAIGLGIAMGAFVAGLMISNIEYADHALDRILPMRDVFATLFFASIGILIDPGFLLANIWILTGLVAITMIGKATIVAMIVNLFGYPLKTALTVGLGINQIGEFSFVLAGVAQSQGLFSERLYGLTVGTTAATLLITPFLLKATPSWLQWLEQFPRFASLLQSNNSLHLVEFEEELTNHVVVAGYGRVGQPLVRLLYFQGHQILVIDNNEASLQTLRERKIPYLFGDASSQMVLEKANLKKAKAMAIALPDPMATRLTLKRALSLAPDLDITVRAHINDEIDSLYQLGAQEVVQPEFEASLEMGAHLLLNLGDSTYDVQQVVNRYRSGRYRDILPERAEYWGAANLEAAIEGLQRNWYVVHADSPLQGLSLAQSKVRRLTGATIMAIERNKQLYRYPTGEVMLEAGDRLLVVANPKEHITFANLLKGES